One genomic segment of Alkalimarinus alittae includes these proteins:
- the cysK gene encoding cysteine synthase A, with protein MARIYNDNTLSIGNTPLVKLNRVTKGNVFAKIESRNPASSVKCRIGASMVWDAEQSGKLKAGMILVEPTSGNTGIALAFVAASRGYKLILTMPSSMSLERRKVVKALGAEVVLTDPAKGMNGAIAKASEIVAAHPDDHLMLQQFENPANPRIHEETTGPEIWNDTDGGIDILVAGVGTGGTISGISRYIKKTKGKQIISIAVEPESSPIISQTLNSQALTHAPHKLQGIGPGFIPANLDLEMIDSAEQVSNEDAMTYAHRLMKEEGILAGISSGAAVAVACRVAEQHPEKNIVVIIPDSAERYLSSPLFEDYFSENETVQ; from the coding sequence ATGGCTCGAATCTACAACGACAATACACTTTCGATAGGCAACACTCCGCTTGTTAAGCTAAACCGAGTGACCAAGGGTAACGTATTTGCCAAAATTGAAAGCAGAAACCCTGCCTCTTCAGTTAAGTGCCGTATCGGCGCTAGCATGGTTTGGGATGCAGAACAGTCTGGTAAATTGAAGGCAGGTATGATACTGGTTGAGCCAACTAGTGGTAACACTGGCATAGCGCTCGCGTTTGTAGCGGCTTCACGCGGGTATAAGCTGATATTAACAATGCCATCATCTATGAGCTTAGAGCGACGCAAGGTGGTGAAGGCACTGGGGGCTGAGGTTGTCTTAACTGATCCAGCCAAAGGCATGAATGGCGCAATCGCTAAGGCCAGTGAAATTGTGGCAGCTCACCCAGACGATCACCTCATGCTCCAACAATTTGAAAATCCCGCCAACCCAAGAATTCATGAAGAAACAACAGGGCCTGAAATTTGGAATGATACTGACGGCGGGATTGATATTCTTGTTGCCGGTGTAGGCACTGGCGGTACCATTAGTGGAATATCTCGGTATATCAAAAAGACCAAAGGTAAACAAATTATATCGATAGCCGTTGAGCCTGAGTCTTCTCCGATTATTTCTCAAACACTAAACAGTCAAGCACTCACACATGCACCTCATAAACTTCAAGGAATAGGCCCTGGCTTTATACCTGCAAACCTTGATCTTGAAATGATAGATTCTGCGGAGCAAGTCAGTAATGAAGACGCGATGACCTATGCCCACAGATTAATGAAAGAAGAAGGTATACTTGCGGGTATTTCATCGGGCGCAGCTGTTGCTGTTGCATGCAGAGTTGCTGAACAGCACCCTGAAAAAAACATAGTCGTTATCATACCTGACTCTGCGGAACGCTACCTATCTAGCCCACTATTTGAAGATTACTTTAGCGAAAACGAAACAGTGCAGTAA
- a CDS encoding AAA family ATPase gives MKFKGTEQYVATDDLQMAVNAAITLQRPLLIKGEPGTGKTMLAEELAKSLDAKLIPWHIKSTSKAQQGLYEYDAVSRLRDSQLGDSRVKDIGNYIVKGKLWEAFEANERVILLIDEIDKADIEFPNDLLQELDKMEFFVYETQQVVKATNRPIVIITSNNEKELPDAFLRRCFFHYISFPDEETMNKIVDVHFPNIKKDMVKEALDIFFDVRKVPGLKKKPSTSELIDWLKLLMADELGNQLLQEHDPAQAIPPLYGALVKNEQDVHLLQRLAFMSRRKG, from the coding sequence ATGAAATTTAAAGGTACTGAACAATACGTTGCTACAGATGATTTACAAATGGCTGTCAATGCGGCAATTACGCTGCAGCGTCCTCTTTTGATTAAGGGTGAGCCCGGCACAGGTAAAACGATGCTGGCTGAAGAACTGGCTAAATCACTAGATGCAAAATTAATCCCTTGGCATATCAAGTCTACGAGTAAAGCCCAGCAGGGTCTTTATGAGTATGATGCTGTTTCTCGTCTAAGAGACTCGCAGTTGGGTGACTCTCGCGTTAAAGATATTGGTAATTACATTGTAAAAGGTAAACTTTGGGAGGCCTTTGAAGCTAACGAGCGTGTCATATTGCTGATCGATGAAATCGATAAGGCTGACATAGAGTTTCCAAACGACTTACTGCAAGAGCTCGATAAAATGGAGTTTTTTGTTTATGAGACTCAGCAGGTCGTAAAGGCCACGAATCGCCCAATAGTTATTATAACCAGTAATAATGAAAAAGAACTGCCTGATGCGTTTTTACGTCGTTGTTTTTTCCATTACATTAGCTTTCCTGATGAAGAAACGATGAACAAAATTGTGGATGTTCACTTCCCGAATATTAAGAAAGACATGGTAAAAGAAGCACTCGATATCTTTTTTGATGTGCGCAAAGTACCTGGGCTTAAGAAAAAACCATCAACATCTGAATTGATTGATTGGTTAAAGCTACTAATGGCAGATGAGTTGGGTAACCAGCTATTACAAGAACATGACCCGGCTCAAGCTATACCGCCTTTATACGGTGCTTTAGTTAAAAATGAGCAAGATGTTCACTTGCTCCAAAGACTTGCGTTTATGAGTCGCAGAAAAGGGTAA